From Halichondria panicea chromosome 12, odHalPani1.1, whole genome shotgun sequence, a single genomic window includes:
- the LOC135345563 gene encoding sodium-coupled neutral amino acid transporter 7-like isoform X2: MMTETAHRNARIQGEDGSSGAVDMRAEEATFYYPWDVSKQSSSNGTAFGAVFIVVNAALGAGLLSLPLAFYQAGGVTQGIAIELVLLVFVISSVLVLAYGAELKHKTTYEDTVEAVCGPVVKLVAEICLLAFCFGSNITYLVIVGDQLEDMSSGIIQSLNLTANETNHIKSSFYVDRRFIIAIVACVFILPWLFFKKIGVLSYTSFLAVLCCFYIAAVVTTRHFIGTTDCEVSTTQVHCSRSWPDVVNAIPFICFGYQCHVSSIPIYVGLKKRTVKRFFFIIVFAVLICFVVYTLTGTFGYLTFVPGTCIQSDILRNYCNKDILVDVARGLLALVMVTSYPILTFCGRTPLDSILVKLFRVCRLSISHDKYKWARLRIESLIWFVITLALAILVEQISNVVSLTGGLAATFIFVFPGMMIIQFALSSKTHSHVKKTFFVAYGCFIIVIGSFIFGNSLVYTILLDSKLI, from the exons ATGATGACGGAGACGGCACACAGGAATGCTCG CATTCAAGGTGAAGATGGATCCTCTGGAGCAGTGGATATGAGAGCAGAGGAAGCAACCTTCTACTACCCCTGGGATGTGTCTAAGCAGTCTTCTAGCAATGGAACAGCctttggagcagtcttcatCGTTGTGAATGCTGCTCTAGGTGCTGGACTGTTGTCTTTACCTCTAGCCTTCTATCAGGCAGGGGGAGTAACACAAGGCATTGCAATAGAGCTG gtactaCTGGTGTTTGTTATATCCAGTGTACTAGTCCTAGCCTATGGTGCTGAGTTGAAGCACAAGACTACCTATGAGGACACAGTGGAGGCGGTGTGTGGCCCTGTGGTCAAGTTAGTAGCTGAGATCTGTCTATTGGCCTTCTGTTTTGGTTCCAACATAACCTACCTGGTCATAGTGGGCGACCAACTAGAGGATA tgtcctCTGGCATAATCCAATCTCTGAACCTCACTGCAAACGAAACTAATCACATCAAAAGCAGTTTCTACGTTGACAGACGATTCATAATAGCCATAGTAGCGTGTGTCTTCATACTACCATGGCTGTTCTTCAAGAAGATCGGTGTCCTCAGCTACACAAG TTTCCTTGCTGTTCTCTGCTGTTTCTACATAGCTGCTGTCGTGACAACTAGACACTTCATTGGTACAACCGATTGTGAAGTATCCACCACTCAAGT CCATTGTTCGCGATCCTGGCCTGATGTTGTCAATGCTATTCCATTCATCTGCTTTGGCTACCAG TGTCATGTGTCGTCCATTCCCATCTATGTGGGTCTCAAGAAGCGCACTGTTAAGAGATTCTTCTTTATTATTGTATTTGCTGTCCTCATCTGTTTCGTCGTTTATACCCTCACTGGGACCTTTGGCTATCTGACCTTTGTCCCCGGTACCTGTATACAATCGGATATTCTGCGCAACTACTGCAATAAGGATATACTAGTGGACGTGGCACGAGGTCTACTAGCCCTCGTCATGGTTACCTCTTACCCCATCCTAACATTCTGTGgaag AACTCCCCTGGACTCCATATTGGTGAAGCTGTTTCGTGTGTGTCGGTTGAGTATCAGTCATGACAAGTACAAGTGGGCACGGCTGAGGATTGAGAGTCTTATATGGTTTGTCATCACTCTCGCGCTGGCCATACTAGTGGAGCAGATATCTAATGTGGTCAGTCTGACTGGAGGACTGGCTGCCACCTTCATATTCGTGTTCCCAG GTATGATGATCATTCAGTTTGCATTGTCCTCGAAAACGCATTCCCACGTCAAGAAAACTTTTTTTGTTGCCTACGGCTGTTTTATTATTGTCATTGGCAGTTTCATATTTGGAAACAGTTTAGTGTACACGATTCTGCTTGATAGTAAATTgatttag
- the LOC135345563 gene encoding sodium-coupled neutral amino acid transporter 7-like isoform X1 → MATINTSYYPNRKYSIQGEDGSSGAVDMRAEEATFYYPWDVSKQSSSNGTAFGAVFIVVNAALGAGLLSLPLAFYQAGGVTQGIAIELVLLVFVISSVLVLAYGAELKHKTTYEDTVEAVCGPVVKLVAEICLLAFCFGSNITYLVIVGDQLEDMSSGIIQSLNLTANETNHIKSSFYVDRRFIIAIVACVFILPWLFFKKIGVLSYTSFLAVLCCFYIAAVVTTRHFIGTTDCEVSTTQVHCSRSWPDVVNAIPFICFGYQCHVSSIPIYVGLKKRTVKRFFFIIVFAVLICFVVYTLTGTFGYLTFVPGTCIQSDILRNYCNKDILVDVARGLLALVMVTSYPILTFCGRTPLDSILVKLFRVCRLSISHDKYKWARLRIESLIWFVITLALAILVEQISNVVSLTGGLAATFIFVFPGMMIIQFALSSKTHSHVKKTFFVAYGCFIIVIGSFIFGNSLVYTILLDSKLI, encoded by the exons ATGGCTACTATAAACACCTCTTATTATCCTAACCGAAAATACAGCATTCAAGGTGAAGATGGATCCTCTGGAGCAGTGGATATGAGAGCAGAGGAAGCAACCTTCTACTACCCCTGGGATGTGTCTAAGCAGTCTTCTAGCAATGGAACAGCctttggagcagtcttcatCGTTGTGAATGCTGCTCTAGGTGCTGGACTGTTGTCTTTACCTCTAGCCTTCTATCAGGCAGGGGGAGTAACACAAGGCATTGCAATAGAGCTG gtactaCTGGTGTTTGTTATATCCAGTGTACTAGTCCTAGCCTATGGTGCTGAGTTGAAGCACAAGACTACCTATGAGGACACAGTGGAGGCGGTGTGTGGCCCTGTGGTCAAGTTAGTAGCTGAGATCTGTCTATTGGCCTTCTGTTTTGGTTCCAACATAACCTACCTGGTCATAGTGGGCGACCAACTAGAGGATA tgtcctCTGGCATAATCCAATCTCTGAACCTCACTGCAAACGAAACTAATCACATCAAAAGCAGTTTCTACGTTGACAGACGATTCATAATAGCCATAGTAGCGTGTGTCTTCATACTACCATGGCTGTTCTTCAAGAAGATCGGTGTCCTCAGCTACACAAG TTTCCTTGCTGTTCTCTGCTGTTTCTACATAGCTGCTGTCGTGACAACTAGACACTTCATTGGTACAACCGATTGTGAAGTATCCACCACTCAAGT CCATTGTTCGCGATCCTGGCCTGATGTTGTCAATGCTATTCCATTCATCTGCTTTGGCTACCAG TGTCATGTGTCGTCCATTCCCATCTATGTGGGTCTCAAGAAGCGCACTGTTAAGAGATTCTTCTTTATTATTGTATTTGCTGTCCTCATCTGTTTCGTCGTTTATACCCTCACTGGGACCTTTGGCTATCTGACCTTTGTCCCCGGTACCTGTATACAATCGGATATTCTGCGCAACTACTGCAATAAGGATATACTAGTGGACGTGGCACGAGGTCTACTAGCCCTCGTCATGGTTACCTCTTACCCCATCCTAACATTCTGTGgaag AACTCCCCTGGACTCCATATTGGTGAAGCTGTTTCGTGTGTGTCGGTTGAGTATCAGTCATGACAAGTACAAGTGGGCACGGCTGAGGATTGAGAGTCTTATATGGTTTGTCATCACTCTCGCGCTGGCCATACTAGTGGAGCAGATATCTAATGTGGTCAGTCTGACTGGAGGACTGGCTGCCACCTTCATATTCGTGTTCCCAG GTATGATGATCATTCAGTTTGCATTGTCCTCGAAAACGCATTCCCACGTCAAGAAAACTTTTTTTGTTGCCTACGGCTGTTTTATTATTGTCATTGGCAGTTTCATATTTGGAAACAGTTTAGTGTACACGATTCTGCTTGATAGTAAATTgatttag
- the LOC135345558 gene encoding uncharacterized protein LOC135345558, with protein MSCSNIIKRGYLFDKKIGIIPVAVERKRWYILRQDLTQGFCVLEYYKDEKTATKGEAPKGFINVYDVVAVQRVPEKKQMLEILCPGVAYRLTANSDLEATEWTQALSRLILYRKDNIKPPHSLSMRRIPSSPTHMETIPERHRTLSDSSMQTHNSPSLHMHPKSLTIPTPSHRHSHNDHHTLHFSHSPHTPHSLPTPPEMAASPPIIFQYHPPGIQRQRSSEFPVTLPSPSTSSDSSSMASGSNTSFDNQAAFEMDRNDTRSRFRVHAKEADNLCVSGPADLVVSEEGISIHSVQTGLELVSWPIGSLRRYGCNNVSFTILTGRFCSTGEGRFQFYTPHCRLINTKVHSIAMAKAGSKGLPRRASEPAHISDMMSRSPQQSHLLNPHSSLPPRAHSTSPPTYPTPSHLHSMAPPHYTLGQSYNRIQHGTVPSLSQEQYSKIYQFNGQGADEYSKLQHFSSMMSLQSCTQSAMAPPTQGTTPSYQQQHPPLPPKGVKYTQLEFNEGNSPTESNVGGGVENHQILQSNA; from the exons ATGAGCTGTTCAAATATCATCAAGAGAGGCTACTTATTTGACAAGAAGATTGGAATCATCCCAGTTGCAGTG GAGCGTAAGAGATGGTATATACTGAGGCAGGACCTCACACAAGGTTTCTGTGTGCTCGAGTATTATAAAGATGAGAAGACTGCCACCAAAGGAGAAGCTCCAAAAGGATTTATCAATGTTTACGATGTTGTTGCTGTTCAACGTGTCCCCGAGAAGAAACAAATGCTTGAGATCCTCTGCCCTGGAGTGGCCTATCGATTGACTGCTAATTCCGACCTTGAAGCTACAGAATGGACCCAAGCTCTGAGCAGACTAATACTCTATAGAAAAGACAATATCAAACCACCTCATTCTCTATCCATGAGGAGAATACCCAGTTCTCCCACTCACATGGAAACTATTCCTGAACGCCACCGAACACTATCTGACTCTAGCATGCAGACACACAACTCTCCTTCCTTGCACATGCACCCCAAGTCCCTCACTAtccccacaccctcacaccgtCACAGCCACAACGACCACCACACTCTCCACTTCTCACACTCtcctcacactccacacagtCTGCCCACGCCCCCGGAGATGGCGGCCTCCCCACCGATCATCTTCCAATACCATCCCCCGGGAATACAGAGGCAAAGAAGTAGCGAGTTCCCGGTgaccctcccctccccctccaccagCAGTGACTCCTCCTCCATGGCCAGTGGCTCCAACACTAGCTTTGATAACCAGGCTGCCTTTGAGATGGACAGAAATGATACAA GGTCAAGGTTCAGAGTTCATGCTAAAGAAGCGGACAACCTCTGCGTGAGTGGTCCTGCTGATCTGGTGGTGTCAGAGGAAGGCATTTCCATTCACTCAGTGCAGACTG gccTGGAGCTGGTGTCATGGCCGATTGGTTCCCTCAGACGCTATGGTTGTAACAACGTCTCCTTCACCATCCTCACTGGCAG GTTCTGTTCCACTGGCGAGGGCCGGTTCCAATTCTACACTCCGCACTGTCGCCTCATCAATACCAAGGTTCACAGTATCGCCATGGCAAAGGCGGGCAGCAAAGGACTACCAAGACGAGCTtctgag cctgcaCATATTTCAGATATGATGTCACGCTCTCCACAACAGTCACACCTTCTCAACCCACACTCGTCACTACCTCCACGGGCACACTCTACCTCCCCGCCCACGTatcccacaccctcacaccttcACAGCATGGCTCCACCCCATTACACCTTGGGTCAGTCGTACAATCGTATCCAACACGGCACGGTGCCATCACTATCTCAGGAGCAGTATAGCAAGATCTACCAATTCAATGGACAAG GGGCTGATGAGTACAGTAAGCTGCAACACTTCAGCAGTATGATGAGTCTACAGAGCTGCACACAGTCCGCCATGGCCCCGCCCACTCAAGGTACCACCCCCTCATACCAACAGCAacacccccctctcccccctaAGGGGGTCAAGTACACGCAGCTAGAGTTCAACGAGGGGAACTCCCCCACTGAGAGcaatgtggggggtggtgtggaGAATCATCAAATCCTCCAATCAAATGCCTGA